In one window of Posidoniimonas corsicana DNA:
- a CDS encoding 3-keto-disaccharide hydrolase → MIYRSVRLFLLCSCVSSLGLAPSCLAAELPKIFNGKDLSGWKVPKESKCWQVKDGVLHVKNNADKQGETLWTDDEYENFVLELDFRFVSGTIDSGVFVRTEHEQIQIGISGSLKRDLTASPYIVGKGYPVEAKGVAELLKAAGWNTMTVVAKGPDYAVWLNNRLVMTYESETSVKRGPIGIQLHPDREMSIDFRNIRAAGLE, encoded by the coding sequence ATGATTTACCGCTCTGTTCGCCTGTTTCTGCTCTGCAGCTGCGTTTCGTCCCTCGGGCTGGCCCCTAGCTGCCTTGCGGCCGAGCTTCCGAAGATCTTCAACGGCAAGGACCTGTCTGGCTGGAAGGTTCCCAAGGAAAGCAAGTGCTGGCAGGTGAAGGACGGTGTGCTGCACGTGAAGAACAACGCAGACAAGCAGGGCGAGACCCTCTGGACCGACGACGAGTACGAGAATTTCGTGCTGGAGCTTGATTTCCGCTTCGTCTCCGGGACCATCGACTCGGGCGTGTTTGTGCGGACCGAGCACGAGCAGATCCAGATCGGCATCTCGGGGTCGCTGAAACGCGACCTGACTGCCTCGCCCTACATCGTGGGCAAGGGCTACCCGGTTGAGGCCAAGGGAGTGGCGGAGCTGCTCAAGGCGGCCGGCTGGAACACGATGACGGTGGTCGCCAAGGGGCCCGACTATGCCGTCTGGCTCAACAACCGCCTGGTCATGACTTACGAGTCAGAGACGTCCGTCAAACGCGGCCCGATCGGCATCCAGCTCCACCCGGACCGGGAAATGTCGATCGACTTCCGCAACATCCGCGCGGCCGGGCTGGAGTGA
- a CDS encoding serine/threonine-protein kinase: MSTPPPDQPAEETPTVSASGLSGPGDDSALISEIENTVYSSGQPIDSDVAYAGLRPKELGLALRGQTINDVLLEEFVGGGGMGAVFRGVDLALQRTVAVKVLSTHRAADEDTKRRFEVEAQSAARLDHPSIARVYSVGEAQGLRYIVFEYVDGANLRDLVAEHGPLGLNDALSFAIQITDALEHAWQRDVVHRDIKPSNILITREGRVKVVDMGLARLKQVDDGRHDLTASGATLGTFDYIAPEQARDPRNADARSDIYSLGCTLFFMLAGRPPFPEGTALQKLLQHQGDRPPDIRTLRTSVPRDVARTISRMLAKRPEDRYADPSALLTALLRLAQRLGISPGLLTTARSLTSDDMALRRHAPWMVAATVLVAGWLLWPRLAPSPSPPQPFELTGEADQPGVLPLTPPR, from the coding sequence GTGTCCACGCCCCCGCCCGATCAGCCCGCGGAAGAGACGCCCACCGTCTCGGCCAGTGGTCTGAGCGGCCCGGGGGACGATTCGGCGCTCATCAGCGAGATCGAGAATACCGTCTACTCGAGCGGCCAGCCGATCGACTCGGACGTCGCGTATGCGGGCCTGCGTCCCAAGGAGTTGGGCCTCGCCCTCCGCGGGCAAACGATCAACGATGTGCTCCTCGAGGAGTTTGTCGGCGGCGGCGGCATGGGCGCCGTGTTCCGCGGCGTCGACCTTGCTCTGCAGCGCACCGTGGCGGTCAAGGTCCTCTCGACCCACCGCGCCGCCGACGAAGACACCAAGCGTCGCTTCGAGGTCGAGGCCCAATCGGCCGCCAGGCTCGACCACCCCAGCATCGCCCGAGTCTACTCGGTGGGCGAGGCTCAGGGGCTGCGGTACATCGTGTTCGAGTACGTCGATGGCGCCAACCTCCGCGACCTAGTCGCCGAGCACGGCCCGCTGGGCCTGAACGACGCGCTCAGCTTCGCGATCCAGATAACCGACGCCCTCGAGCACGCGTGGCAGCGCGATGTCGTGCACCGCGACATCAAGCCGTCGAACATCCTGATCACGCGTGAGGGGCGGGTGAAGGTCGTCGACATGGGCCTGGCGCGGCTCAAGCAGGTCGACGACGGCCGCCACGACCTGACCGCCAGCGGCGCGACGCTCGGGACGTTCGACTACATCGCGCCCGAGCAGGCCCGCGACCCGCGCAACGCCGACGCCCGCAGCGACATCTACTCGCTGGGGTGCACGCTGTTCTTCATGCTGGCCGGACGGCCGCCGTTCCCGGAGGGGACGGCCCTGCAGAAGCTGCTGCAGCACCAGGGCGATCGCCCGCCGGACATCCGCACGCTCCGCACGTCCGTCCCGCGGGACGTCGCGCGGACCATCTCACGGATGCTGGCCAAACGCCCCGAGGACCGCTACGCCGACCCGTCGGCGCTGCTGACGGCGCTGCTGCGGCTCGCCCAGCGGCTCGGCATCAGCCCCGGGCTGCTGACCACGGCGCGGTCGCTCACTTCCGACGACATGGCCCTGCGTCGGCACGCGCCGTGGATGGTCGCGGCGACGGTTCTGGTGGCCGGTTGGCTGCTGTGGCCGCGTCTGGCGCCGTCGCCGTCGCCGCCGCAGCCGTTCGAGCTCACCGGCGAGGCCGACCAGCCTGGCGTGCTGCCGCTCACGCCGCCACGCTGA
- a CDS encoding vWA domain-containing protein, with protein MDQLRADSVFSNVEFAENPEPRVPCVLLLDTSTSMHGPKLDELNKGLQIYRQALLTDPLASKRVEVAVVTFGGRVNRVVDFVTAEQFEPPTLNAIGGTPLGEAVSTSLDMIEQRKDAYRENGVAYYRPWAFLITDGEPNDHWKPVISRIESGEKAKAFSFFCVGVEGANMEILGELSVRKPLWLQGLKFAELFTWLSNSQQSVSRSSPGEEVPLEDPTSGPTGWAAV; from the coding sequence ATGGACCAGCTCCGTGCTGACAGCGTCTTTAGCAACGTCGAGTTTGCTGAAAACCCCGAGCCCCGCGTCCCGTGCGTGCTGCTGCTGGACACCTCGACCAGCATGCACGGCCCGAAGCTGGACGAGCTGAACAAGGGGCTGCAGATTTACCGCCAGGCCCTGCTAACCGACCCGCTCGCCTCGAAGCGGGTGGAGGTCGCGGTGGTAACTTTTGGGGGACGCGTGAACCGCGTGGTGGACTTTGTCACCGCCGAGCAGTTCGAACCCCCGACGCTCAACGCGATCGGCGGCACGCCGCTGGGCGAGGCCGTGTCGACCTCGCTGGACATGATCGAGCAACGCAAGGACGCCTACCGCGAGAACGGCGTCGCGTACTACCGGCCCTGGGCGTTCCTGATCACCGATGGCGAGCCCAACGACCACTGGAAACCGGTCATCAGCCGGATTGAGTCGGGCGAGAAGGCCAAGGCGTTCAGCTTCTTCTGCGTTGGGGTCGAGGGCGCCAACATGGAGATCCTGGGCGAGCTGAGCGTGCGTAAGCCGCTGTGGCTGCAGGGCTTAAAGTTCGCCGAGCTGTTCACTTGGTTGTCCAACTCCCAGCAGTCGGTGTCCCGTTCTTCGCCCGGCGAAGAGGTCCCCCTCGAAGACCCGACCTCCGGCCCCACCGGCTGGGCGGCCGTCTAG
- a CDS encoding POT family MFS transporter — MSEPQYRTTPDNSSGMPKGIPYIVGNEAAERFSFYGMRGILYLFLTEHLLNASGDLAVMEENEANYWYHSFVAGAYLTPIVGAVLSDWLWGKYRTIIILSLVYCLGHAVMALVDFPLVTHIAPRTALFMALSLIAIGTGGIKPCVSSHVGDQFGTKNKHLIPAVFSIFYFSINLGSMASYIIIPRLLDSYGPGVAFGVPGVLMALATLVFWMGRKVFVHVPATGSKMWTDIVSPAGRSAILNLVPLYIFVAAFWMLFDQTSSAWVEQAKHLDRNMFGYELNPAESQATNPLLVMLMIPLFSFVIYPVVGRFWEFTPLRRIGAGLLVTPISFAIAALLQRGIDAGQSPHISWQLLAYVVMTAAEILVSITALEFSYTQAPRTLKSFVMGLFFLSVFLGNMATAQVNHYVQAQKDAGNPVLDGENYYWFFTWAMLATAVAYVVWSQFYRGKTYIQGEEELDAVATAEGVNE; from the coding sequence ATGTCCGAGCCCCAGTACCGCACCACACCCGACAACAGCAGCGGCATGCCCAAGGGCATCCCCTACATCGTGGGGAACGAGGCCGCCGAGCGGTTCAGCTTTTACGGGATGCGGGGCATCCTGTATCTGTTTCTGACAGAGCACCTGCTCAACGCCAGCGGCGACCTGGCGGTGATGGAAGAGAACGAGGCGAACTACTGGTACCACAGCTTTGTGGCCGGCGCCTACCTCACGCCTATCGTCGGCGCCGTGCTCAGCGACTGGTTGTGGGGCAAGTACCGCACGATCATCATTCTGTCGCTTGTCTACTGCCTGGGGCACGCGGTGATGGCGTTGGTCGACTTCCCCCTCGTGACTCACATCGCGCCACGCACGGCGTTGTTCATGGCGCTCTCGCTGATAGCCATCGGCACCGGTGGGATTAAGCCGTGCGTATCGTCGCACGTCGGCGACCAGTTTGGGACGAAGAACAAGCACCTGATCCCAGCCGTCTTCAGCATTTTCTACTTCTCGATCAACCTCGGGTCGATGGCGTCGTACATCATCATCCCACGACTGCTGGACAGCTACGGACCCGGCGTCGCGTTCGGGGTCCCGGGAGTGCTGATGGCTTTGGCGACCCTTGTCTTTTGGATGGGACGCAAGGTGTTCGTCCACGTGCCGGCTACGGGAAGCAAGATGTGGACCGACATCGTCAGCCCCGCAGGGCGGTCGGCCATCCTCAACCTTGTTCCGCTGTACATCTTCGTGGCCGCCTTCTGGATGCTGTTCGACCAGACATCTTCCGCCTGGGTCGAGCAGGCCAAACACCTCGATCGAAACATGTTCGGCTACGAGCTGAACCCCGCGGAGAGCCAGGCCACCAACCCGCTGCTGGTAATGCTGATGATCCCGCTGTTCAGCTTCGTCATCTATCCCGTGGTCGGCAGGTTCTGGGAATTCACGCCACTGCGTCGCATCGGCGCCGGGCTGCTCGTGACGCCCATCTCCTTCGCCATCGCGGCGCTGCTGCAGCGTGGCATAGACGCGGGCCAGAGCCCGCACATTAGCTGGCAGCTGCTGGCCTACGTCGTGATGACCGCCGCGGAGATCCTCGTGTCGATCACTGCCTTGGAGTTCTCCTACACGCAGGCGCCCCGCACGCTCAAGTCGTTTGTCATGGGTCTGTTCTTCCTGTCCGTTTTTCTCGGCAACATGGCGACCGCCCAGGTCAACCACTACGTCCAAGCCCAGAAAGACGCCGGCAACCCTGTGCTCGACGGCGAGAACTACTACTGGTTCTTCACGTGGGCCATGCTGGCGACCGCCGTGGCGTACGTGGTCTGGTCGCAGTTCTACCGTGGCAAGACCTACATCCAGGGCGAAGAGGAACTCGACGCGGTCGCGACGGCCGAGGGAGTCAACGAGTAG
- a CDS encoding Kelch repeat-containing protein: MLSLRSTLARRVLAAAAIALAPAATFAHFPWLTTDQDGHALMFFSEGIGERDYHTPECVAQAKVTTTGDAAQAVAMKPLEKEGFTGLRSDNKVGDAGLASTIEYGVYHGTMLRYEALHAALGDKAPKPSGDKQQTIAAQPWVDGDFLRLLVTWQGEPLPGAEVTMTDSRGEAVSASTNKRGVAKFPLPAEGEVGLMAGHTVKDTKGKFKDDDYTSESYYLTLTTSYAPQSKGSGATAESSYPELPAAIASFGAAVSDGWVYVYSGHTGTEHEHSRENLSKHFCRLKIDGGSEWESLPMQTTLQGLPLVEHGGKLYRIGGVHSRNAADEEEDMHSTDEFACFDPATGEWTALTPLPTPRSSHDAVVIGDTIFVVGGWQLAGESPGEWTDAGLSFDLNHPEAGWKPIAEPPFKRRALATAQLDGKVVVLGGMQEEQGVTNRVDAYDPSTDTWSELPALPGKPFSWFGVSAWNMGGVLYASGMQDDVYALGPGAEKWTKVGKVGAPRFFHRLLPAGDNSLLVVAGASTENGHVGTVEKIELDRQ, from the coding sequence ATGCTCTCTCTCCGTTCGACGCTCGCGCGTCGCGTGCTGGCCGCCGCGGCAATCGCGTTGGCCCCCGCCGCCACCTTCGCCCACTTCCCCTGGCTGACCACCGACCAGGACGGGCACGCGCTGATGTTCTTCTCCGAGGGCATCGGCGAGCGCGACTACCACACCCCCGAGTGCGTGGCGCAGGCCAAGGTCACCACCACCGGCGACGCCGCCCAGGCGGTCGCGATGAAGCCGCTCGAGAAGGAAGGCTTCACCGGGCTGCGGAGCGACAACAAGGTGGGCGACGCCGGCTTGGCGTCCACCATCGAGTACGGCGTCTACCACGGCACGATGCTCCGCTACGAGGCGCTGCACGCCGCGCTGGGCGACAAGGCCCCCAAGCCGAGCGGCGACAAGCAGCAGACTATCGCCGCCCAGCCGTGGGTCGACGGCGACTTCCTGCGGCTGCTCGTCACCTGGCAGGGCGAGCCTCTGCCGGGCGCCGAGGTGACCATGACCGACTCGCGTGGCGAGGCGGTCTCCGCGTCGACCAACAAGCGTGGCGTCGCCAAGTTCCCTCTGCCCGCCGAGGGTGAGGTCGGCCTAATGGCCGGTCACACCGTGAAGGACACCAAGGGCAAGTTCAAGGACGACGACTACACCAGCGAGAGCTACTACCTGACCCTGACCACCAGCTATGCGCCGCAGTCCAAGGGTTCGGGCGCGACCGCAGAGAGCTCGTACCCGGAGCTGCCCGCCGCGATCGCCAGCTTCGGCGCGGCCGTTTCCGACGGCTGGGTCTACGTGTACAGCGGCCACACCGGCACCGAGCACGAGCACTCGCGCGAAAACCTGTCGAAGCACTTCTGCCGGCTGAAGATCGACGGCGGTTCCGAGTGGGAGAGCCTGCCGATGCAGACGACGCTGCAGGGCCTGCCGCTGGTGGAGCACGGCGGCAAGCTGTACCGCATCGGCGGCGTGCACTCGCGCAACGCCGCTGATGAGGAAGAGGACATGCACAGCACCGACGAGTTCGCCTGCTTCGACCCGGCTACCGGCGAGTGGACCGCGCTAACGCCCCTCCCCACCCCGCGATCGTCGCACGACGCCGTCGTGATCGGTGACACGATCTTTGTCGTCGGCGGCTGGCAGCTGGCCGGCGAGAGCCCGGGCGAGTGGACCGACGCCGGTCTCAGCTTCGACCTCAACCACCCCGAAGCGGGCTGGAAGCCGATCGCCGAGCCCCCGTTCAAGCGGCGTGCGTTGGCTACCGCGCAGCTCGACGGCAAGGTGGTAGTGCTCGGCGGCATGCAGGAGGAGCAGGGGGTCACCAACCGCGTCGACGCGTACGACCCCAGCACCGACACCTGGAGCGAGCTGCCGGCTCTGCCCGGCAAGCCGTTCTCGTGGTTTGGCGTTTCGGCCTGGAACATGGGCGGCGTGCTGTACGCCTCGGGCATGCAGGATGACGTCTACGCCCTGGGGCCGGGGGCCGAGAAGTGGACCAAGGTCGGCAAGGTCGGCGCCCCGCGGTTCTTCCACCGGCTGCTGCCGGCCGGCGACAACTCGCTGCTGGTCGTGGCCGGCGCCTCGACCGAGAATGGCCACGTCGGGACCGTCGAGAAGATCGAGCTGGACCGCCAGTAG
- a CDS encoding DUF58 domain-containing protein yields the protein MPISPPELLPPDLMSQLERLELVTRKVFRGRMKGERRSKRKGESVEFADYRNYTPGDDLRRLDWNLYARLDKLILKLFLEEEDLHFYTLIDASPSMAFGDPTKLEYAKRLAAALGFVGLVKSDRVVIETLGQGLRERSPVLRGRKSVWRMLDQLSAIEPNQEGSLVEGVKRFCLRNAGKGVVVLISDLMDKQGYEPALKYLMAQRVDVYLIHVLSQEEIDPDVAGDLRLVDCEDQDIAEITVSAPLLSRYKQTLAAFTAGAQEFCAKRGMAYLLANNQMPVNELMTNYMRRRGLVR from the coding sequence ATGCCGATCTCCCCACCCGAGCTGCTCCCGCCCGACCTGATGAGCCAGCTCGAGCGGCTTGAGCTAGTCACCCGCAAAGTGTTCCGCGGCCGGATGAAGGGCGAACGCCGGAGCAAGCGGAAGGGCGAGTCGGTCGAGTTTGCAGACTACCGCAACTACACCCCGGGCGACGACCTGCGGCGTCTGGACTGGAACCTCTACGCGAGGCTCGACAAGCTGATCCTCAAGCTCTTCCTGGAAGAAGAGGACCTGCACTTCTACACCCTGATCGATGCGTCGCCGTCGATGGCGTTCGGCGACCCCACCAAGCTGGAGTACGCCAAGCGGCTGGCGGCGGCGCTCGGGTTCGTCGGCCTGGTGAAGAGCGACCGGGTCGTGATCGAGACCCTCGGCCAGGGCCTCCGCGAACGCTCGCCCGTGCTCCGCGGCCGCAAGAGTGTGTGGCGGATGCTGGACCAGCTCTCCGCGATCGAGCCAAACCAGGAGGGCTCGCTGGTCGAGGGCGTGAAGCGGTTCTGCCTCCGCAACGCCGGCAAGGGGGTGGTGGTGCTGATCAGCGACCTGATGGACAAGCAGGGCTACGAGCCGGCGTTGAAGTACCTGATGGCCCAGCGGGTGGACGTCTACCTGATCCACGTGCTCAGCCAGGAGGAGATCGACCCGGACGTCGCGGGCGACCTGCGGCTGGTTGACTGCGAGGACCAGGACATCGCCGAGATCACCGTCAGCGCCCCGCTGCTCTCAAGGTACAAGCAGACGCTGGCCGCCTTTACCGCCGGCGCCCAGGAGTTCTGCGCTAAACGCGGCATGGCCTACCTGCTGGCGAACAACCAGATGCCGGTCAACGAGCTGATGACCAACTACATGCGCCGCCGCGGGCTTGTCCGCTAA
- a CDS encoding DUF1559 domain-containing protein translates to MGIRRLSRGFTLVELLVVIAIIGVLIALLLPAVQSAREAARRIQCTNNLKQIGLATLNFENTHQTLPPPQVLGPGDGLVASSSFYSHLGSMFVLLLPYLEEGSLFEQYDLSHPPTYRGADADNLSIAETALPAYTCPTMHLPRTMPDPCGESLGPGSYLISSRVRYQPQFALDGAFNAPPREGKRYDLGLEKVLDGSSKTALIGETSFGLENYRWSNHSASGCQSRDGVCWGDYAWAEGYWHHAFGHTGWTPSQPSKYHFNNTTAAWDSRQRTTFRSDHPGGVNFLYIDGSVHLISSDVSQESLFALITRAGEETVADPL, encoded by the coding sequence ATGGGCATCCGACGCCTAAGCCGTGGGTTTACCCTGGTCGAGTTGCTGGTGGTGATCGCCATTATCGGCGTGCTGATCGCGTTGCTGCTGCCCGCCGTGCAATCGGCCCGGGAAGCCGCCCGCCGCATCCAGTGCACCAACAACCTCAAGCAGATCGGCCTCGCCACACTCAACTTCGAGAACACCCACCAGACGCTGCCGCCGCCTCAGGTGCTTGGCCCGGGCGACGGGCTGGTCGCCTCCAGTTCGTTCTACAGCCACCTGGGCAGTATGTTTGTGCTGCTGCTCCCCTACCTGGAAGAAGGGAGCCTCTTCGAGCAGTACGACCTCAGCCACCCGCCAACGTACCGGGGCGCCGACGCCGACAACCTGAGCATCGCCGAGACCGCGCTGCCAGCGTATACCTGTCCCACCATGCACCTGCCCCGCACCATGCCCGACCCCTGCGGCGAGTCGCTGGGCCCGGGCAGCTACCTGATCAGCTCGCGGGTGCGCTACCAGCCGCAGTTCGCGCTCGACGGGGCCTTCAACGCGCCGCCGCGTGAGGGCAAGCGGTATGACCTCGGCCTGGAGAAGGTGCTGGACGGATCGTCCAAGACCGCGCTGATCGGCGAGACCAGCTTCGGGCTGGAAAACTACAGGTGGTCGAACCACTCGGCGTCCGGGTGCCAGAGCCGGGATGGCGTCTGCTGGGGCGACTACGCGTGGGCCGAGGGCTACTGGCACCACGCGTTCGGGCACACCGGCTGGACGCCGAGCCAGCCCTCCAAGTACCACTTCAACAACACCACCGCGGCCTGGGACTCGCGGCAGCGGACAACTTTCCGCAGCGACCACCCCGGCGGAGTAAACTTCCTGTACATCGACGGCTCGGTCCACCTGATCTCGAGCGACGTCTCGCAGGAATCGCTGTTTGCACTGATCACCCGGGCAGGCGAGGAAACCGTCGCCGACCCGCTCTAA
- a CDS encoding PP2C family serine/threonine-protein phosphatase, producing the protein MWRHIAGSVRGASHERGGEPCQDTHIACVIDSAWGPGMVACVADGAGSASDSQHGSQIACEAIAAKARQHYERVGGFQIVSRDDAIVWCDHARSEINRRAEADGKQPRDYACTLSAALLSERGSAFLQIGDGAIVARRGGVYGVVFWPQSGEYANSTNFLTQEGYQDQLEFLASPSTFGEVALFTDGLERLALSFEGQTAHAPFFDPLLQAVRQTDDLEGLNQGLHGFLTSEVVQNRSDDDKTLVLAAKNPG; encoded by the coding sequence ATGTGGCGGCACATCGCCGGCAGCGTCAGGGGAGCTTCGCACGAACGGGGCGGCGAACCCTGCCAGGACACGCACATCGCGTGCGTCATCGATTCCGCTTGGGGGCCCGGCATGGTCGCCTGTGTGGCCGACGGCGCCGGCAGCGCGAGCGACAGCCAGCACGGGTCGCAGATCGCCTGCGAGGCGATCGCCGCCAAGGCCCGCCAGCACTATGAACGCGTGGGGGGCTTCCAGATCGTTTCGCGGGACGACGCCATCGTCTGGTGCGACCACGCCCGGTCGGAGATCAACCGCCGCGCCGAAGCCGACGGCAAGCAGCCCCGCGACTACGCGTGCACATTGAGCGCGGCCCTGCTGTCCGAGCGGGGTTCGGCGTTCCTGCAGATCGGCGACGGCGCCATCGTGGCCCGCCGCGGCGGCGTCTACGGGGTCGTGTTCTGGCCCCAGTCGGGCGAGTACGCCAACAGCACCAACTTCCTCACGCAGGAGGGCTACCAAGACCAACTCGAGTTCCTCGCCTCGCCCAGCACCTTCGGCGAGGTCGCATTGTTCACCGACGGCCTGGAACGGCTGGCGCTGAGTTTCGAGGGGCAGACCGCCCACGCCCCCTTCTTCGACCCACTGCTGCAGGCGGTCCGCCAGACAGACGACCTCGAGGGGCTCAACCAGGGGCTGCACGGCTTCCTGACCTCCGAGGTCGTTCAGAACAGGTCCGACGATGACAAGACCCTCGTCCTCGCTGCTAAGAATCCCGGTTAA
- a CDS encoding vWA domain-containing protein, with the protein MLEGLFRNTLSPVQWSLLLAIPPAILALYFLKLKRMPVEVPSTYLWRKSIEDLRVNSFWQRLRQSLLLLLQLLIVALAIFALLRPGWEGTELNGERVIFVIDNSASMGAEDVDDAENRLADAKQKVAGLIDQLDSDMSAMLIAFADAPQVIQQFTGSRGVLRERLESIELTAQPTDLLDALKLAGGLANPGQMTMQDSGVEVEVVEPVTTSLYIFSDGRFADVEGFDLGGLDPVYVPVGSTEAANLAITAFSTRRNEVRPEEREAFVQVTNFTEADQEFVVEVQLDGQFLDAKSSAAKAGESASLSFPLADAPPGKLTASLDFESLQSADDKLAVDNVAYAGLNPQEQGKVLLVTNGNKVLEAALSTERAARIADLTIVSPDKLASDEYKKSAQSGEYALIIYDVCSPEEMPRSHTFFIGSRPPTAAWGGKSEEGADAAEPRTEQFPQVIDWNRAHPLLAYVELNDLWIFESQLVDAPTGGVDLIDTGDGSLMAIAPRESYEDVVLGFPIIVNRDGVAMGNTRWFRRRSFPTFWLNTLSYLVGQLSGDANSQAAPGEPVEFRPVTNVPEVVVRSPAGKEVTLTRAGDTTFQYQDTAEPGVYEVLERGQVSKRFAINLFDRQESDIRLRATQQEVGTPVEAIRIGYTDVAAQAGGAPARKELWQLLLVLALVVLMAEWYIYNRRVYI; encoded by the coding sequence ATGCTCGAAGGCCTGTTCCGCAACACGCTCTCTCCCGTGCAGTGGTCGCTGCTGCTGGCGATCCCGCCCGCGATCCTTGCGCTGTACTTCCTGAAGCTCAAGCGGATGCCGGTCGAGGTGCCCAGCACCTACCTGTGGCGCAAGTCGATCGAAGACCTGCGGGTGAACAGCTTCTGGCAGCGGCTGCGGCAGAGCCTGCTGCTGCTGCTGCAGCTGCTGATCGTCGCGCTGGCGATCTTCGCGCTGCTGCGTCCGGGCTGGGAGGGGACCGAGCTGAACGGCGAGCGGGTGATCTTCGTTATCGACAACTCCGCCAGCATGGGCGCCGAGGACGTTGACGACGCCGAGAACCGCCTGGCCGACGCGAAGCAGAAGGTCGCCGGGCTGATCGACCAGCTCGACTCCGACATGTCCGCGATGCTCATCGCGTTCGCCGACGCCCCGCAGGTGATCCAGCAGTTCACCGGCAGCCGGGGCGTGCTCCGCGAACGGCTCGAGTCGATCGAGCTCACCGCCCAGCCGACCGACCTGCTCGACGCGCTCAAGCTGGCCGGGGGCCTGGCCAACCCCGGCCAGATGACCATGCAAGACTCTGGGGTGGAGGTCGAGGTGGTGGAGCCGGTAACCACCAGCCTTTACATTTTTAGCGACGGCCGATTCGCAGACGTCGAGGGGTTCGACCTGGGCGGGCTCGACCCGGTGTACGTGCCGGTCGGTTCGACCGAAGCGGCCAACCTCGCCATCACCGCGTTCAGCACCCGCCGCAATGAGGTGCGGCCGGAAGAGCGCGAGGCGTTTGTGCAGGTGACTAACTTCACCGAGGCCGACCAGGAGTTCGTCGTGGAGGTGCAGCTGGATGGCCAGTTCCTCGACGCCAAGAGTTCGGCCGCCAAGGCGGGCGAGTCGGCCTCGCTCAGCTTCCCACTGGCGGACGCGCCGCCCGGCAAGCTGACGGCCTCGCTCGATTTCGAGTCGCTGCAGTCCGCCGACGACAAGCTGGCGGTCGACAACGTGGCGTACGCCGGTCTCAATCCCCAGGAGCAGGGGAAGGTGCTGCTGGTGACCAACGGGAACAAGGTGCTGGAGGCCGCGCTCAGCACCGAGCGGGCGGCCCGGATCGCGGACCTGACAATTGTCAGCCCCGACAAGCTGGCGTCGGATGAGTACAAGAAGTCGGCGCAGTCAGGCGAGTACGCGTTAATCATCTACGACGTCTGCTCACCGGAGGAGATGCCCCGGTCGCACACGTTCTTTATTGGCAGCCGGCCGCCCACCGCCGCGTGGGGCGGTAAGAGTGAGGAGGGCGCCGACGCCGCCGAGCCTCGAACCGAGCAGTTCCCGCAGGTGATCGACTGGAACCGCGCGCACCCGCTCCTGGCCTACGTCGAGCTGAACGACCTGTGGATCTTCGAAAGCCAACTGGTCGACGCTCCTACCGGCGGGGTCGACCTGATCGACACGGGTGACGGCTCGCTGATGGCGATCGCCCCCCGCGAGAGCTACGAGGACGTCGTGCTGGGGTTCCCCATTATCGTCAACCGCGACGGCGTCGCGATGGGCAACACCCGCTGGTTCCGCCGCCGCAGCTTCCCCACCTTCTGGCTCAACACGCTCAGCTACCTGGTCGGTCAACTCTCGGGCGACGCCAACAGCCAGGCGGCGCCGGGCGAGCCGGTGGAGTTCCGCCCCGTGACCAACGTCCCGGAAGTGGTGGTCCGTTCACCCGCCGGGAAAGAAGTGACGCTGACACGGGCGGGCGACACAACCTTCCAGTACCAAGACACCGCCGAGCCCGGCGTTTACGAGGTGCTCGAGCGAGGCCAGGTGAGCAAGCGGTTCGCCATCAACCTATTCGACCGACAAGAGAGCGACATCCGGCTCCGCGCCACGCAGCAGGAAGTGGGAACGCCCGTCGAGGCCATCCGCATCGGCTACACCGACGTGGCGGCCCAGGCCGGCGGCGCCCCCGCCCGCAAGGAGCTGTGGCAGCTGCTGCTTGTGCTGGCGCTGGTGGTGCTGATGGCGGAATGGTACATCTACAACCGCCGGGTTTACATCTAA